Proteins encoded within one genomic window of Mesobacillus subterraneus:
- a CDS encoding glutaredoxin family protein, protein MNEITVYTTNTCPYCTMLKNFLDDKGLAYKEVNVQQDPIAAQRLVNATGQMGVPQSNVNGNWVLGFDPDSVMSFLK, encoded by the coding sequence ATGAACGAAATTACAGTTTACACAACAAACACTTGTCCTTACTGCACAATGCTGAAGAACTTTCTCGATGATAAAGGTTTAGCGTATAAAGAAGTGAATGTACAGCAAGATCCAATTGCAGCTCAAAGACTGGTCAATGCAACTGGCCAAATGGGTGTACCGCAATCAAATGTAAACGGAAATTGGGTATTAGGTTTCGATCCAGATTCAGTCATGTCATTCTTAAAATAG
- the spoVK gene encoding stage V sporulation protein K, with the protein MDQPLRKKNNGQISIVLNAQQRKTLTKELPESQLVPKSIPQEHAALKEIEEELGALVGMEEMKRMIKEIYAWIYVNKKREEMGLKAGKQALHMMFKGNPGTGKTTVARIIGKLFLKMNVLSKGHLIEAERADLVGEYIGHTAQKTRDLIKKAMGGILFIDEAYSLGRGGEKDFGKEAIDTLVKHMEDKQHEFILILAGYSREMEFFLTLNPGLHSRFPLVIDFPDYSIDQLMEIGQRMLKEREYSLSHEAERKLREHLVNVKSTLGAAAFSNGRYVRNVIEKSIRAQAMRLLMQNQYDRHELMTLRSNDLVFSDESKGK; encoded by the coding sequence TTGGACCAACCGCTTCGAAAGAAAAACAACGGTCAAATCAGCATTGTTTTGAACGCACAGCAGAGGAAGACGTTGACAAAGGAATTGCCTGAGTCGCAGCTGGTTCCAAAGTCAATCCCGCAAGAGCACGCAGCCTTAAAAGAAATCGAGGAGGAGCTCGGCGCACTTGTGGGCATGGAAGAAATGAAAAGGATGATCAAAGAGATTTATGCCTGGATCTATGTGAACAAGAAACGGGAAGAAATGGGCCTGAAAGCTGGGAAACAGGCTCTTCATATGATGTTTAAAGGCAATCCGGGAACGGGGAAAACAACGGTCGCCAGGATTATCGGGAAGCTCTTCCTTAAAATGAATGTCCTTTCGAAAGGACACTTAATCGAAGCGGAGAGAGCGGACCTTGTTGGTGAATATATCGGACATACCGCGCAAAAAACGCGAGATTTGATTAAAAAAGCAATGGGAGGCATCTTGTTTATAGATGAAGCCTATTCCCTCGGCCGTGGTGGCGAAAAGGATTTCGGCAAGGAAGCTATTGATACTCTGGTAAAACATATGGAAGATAAACAGCATGAATTTATTTTAATTCTTGCTGGGTATTCGAGAGAAATGGAGTTTTTCCTGACTCTGAATCCAGGACTTCATTCAAGGTTTCCACTCGTCATTGATTTTCCCGATTATTCAATAGATCAGCTTATGGAAATCGGCCAGCGAATGCTGAAGGAGAGAGAATATAGTCTAAGTCATGAGGCTGAGCGAAAGTTGCGGGAGCACCTTGTGAATGTGAAATCAACCCTTGGTGCCGCTGCATTTTCAAATGGACGCTATGTCCGTAACGTGATTGAGAAATCCATCCGGGCGCAGGCGATGCGTTTGTTAATGCAAAATCAATACGACCGACATGAACTCATGACGCTCCGCAGCAATGATCTTGTTTTTTCAGATGAAAGTAAGGGGAAATAA